In Pyrus communis chromosome 11, drPyrComm1.1, whole genome shotgun sequence, the sequence GAAGTGGAATTGAAAGCTGGCGTTCGGTGGAAGCGTTTGGAGACCAAGATCATCGTCCCCGGATTTGCAGTGAAGGTTGAGGGTCTGGCCTTTCTCCAAAGAGTTTGTGATCTTAACATGTTTTCTCTCGACTGCATCACAAATGGTAACTGTGAACAAAACCAGCGTGACTAGCAGCAGTACTGCACTTCCGTTGAACCAACCCATGCTATACATATAGCTTGTtaatttgaagaaaatcaaattttattttggtgTGAAAACACTAGGATGAACCATGCTTTAATAGTTGCTAGCTAGAGGTACCATCCACAAAGTCTCACATTTGCTTTAGTGCAATTTTTTGGCCGGGTACATTTGCTAGCTAgttctttatttataaaattatggtAATAGATCGATTCAcgtataaaattaattttgttagaaTAATTTACAGTTGTGGAAAGAcatttaatttttcataacAATGAATTTAGTTAAAAATGTTGACGAGCTTAGTAGTTGTCATGTAATTGAAGGTCTGAATTCTACTAACAAAATTATCAtgcagtaattttttttatacaagcgatattattaTACTTTAAGCCTATAAAAATTTGATGAATAGAATTCAAACTTAAGTGCATACGGTCTAACACATAAACT encodes:
- the LOC137709122 gene encoding S-protein homolog 3-like, with translation MGWFNGSAVLLLVTLVLFTVTICDAVERKHVKITNSLEKGQTLNLHCKSGDDDLGLQTLPPNASFQFHFKPSFITVTKFYCSFEWPGAFQWFDIYDNFRDGDYCGTCNWAVFEGHPCLWNWDTNNYDRCYKWND